The DNA sequence CGTGCTTGCTCCAGCCGCGTTCGATGGTGACGGGACGCCACTGTGCGGGGACCTGATCCACGCGCTGATGGTCGGCGGTCGTCCCGGCCGGGGCTCGTCGGCCAGGCCGTCCAGCCGCTCGGCCAGGAACCGCCGCCGCCACTTGCGCACCGTGTCCGCGGCAATCCGCAGGTCCCGGGCCACCTGGACGATGGGAGGGATGTCGGGGCCTGCGCAGGCCAACACGATGCGAGCCCGTAACGCCAGAGCCTGGTCTGACGCTTCCGGCGCCCTGGCAGGCCAGGCTCCAGGCAGGTGAAAACGAGGGCCTCGCCGACACGCTGACGAGTGTGTCTCCGAGATCATCGGCACGCTCGGCGGCTCCGAGGGCGCGGGCTCCGTGCTGCGGGACGCGCGGGAGCGCCTGGTCAAGCTTGGCGGGCCGTTCATTCCTATTCGCTGCGGTGGGCCGCCCCTTCGAGGGCCTGCCGGTGGGGCCGGGTGACCGGTTCGCGTTCGAGTTCACCACGACCATCAGCGACGACGGCGTCCACCCCGCCTACGCGCTCACCGGCGAGCTGCACCGGGGCAGCGGCCCGGCGGCTGATCGTGGTGGTCGGCCGGGGGCGCCTCATCCGCCGGGGGTGCCGTCGGCCGCGACGATCAGATTGAGCACGGTGATGTGCTGTCCGCAGTTCGGGCACTCGTGGTCGGTGCTGAGCGGGGGCACCGGCGACCGGCGGTGGACCCGGTCCGTGGCGGCCGGAAGATCCGGGGTGTCCGCGCTGCGGCGGTTGGCCCGCCACCACCGGTTCTTGCATCTGGAGTCGCAGAACCTGCGCGTCGGGTTCCTGCTGGTCCAGGTGAACTCGGCGCCGCATTCGGCACACCGCCGGGCTGCGGTGACCATGTAGCCTCCTCGGTCGGCTCGCGGTGAGACAGATTCCGCATCCATGCGTCCAGTAGAGCCCTGCCGGGGTTTCGGCGCCGTAACGCCGACGGCCGGCCCGGCGTCGTCCGTCGGTGTCGCGGCGCGATCCGGCCGGATGCGGTGAAACCTCGCCGAAACCGCCCCCTGTGGAGGATGGGCGCGCCGACGACGAGGGCAGGTGAGGTGTGCACGATGTCCATCCCCGTACATGGACGGACGACCACGCGAAGAACCGGATTGTCACTCCCTCCCGATCTGTCGCTGTCCGAGTGGCGCCACCTCGGTCAGCAGATCCACACCATCGCCGACTCCTCGGCATGGTGGCTGGGCGACTGGCTCATCTTCGGCCAGGAGCACTACCCCGACCGCTACCGCCGGGCGCTGAAGCAGACCTCGCTCGACTACCAGACCCTCCGCAACTACGCGTGGGTGGCCCGGAAGTTCGAGCCCGGTCGACGGCGGGCCAGGCTGAGCTTCCAGCATCATGCCGAGGTGGCCGCCGTATCCGAGGCCGAGCAGGACGTATGGCTGACCCGGGCCGAGGAGGGGGGCTGGACCCGGAATGAGTTGCGTCGGCGCATGCGGATGCGGCGTCAAACTCCTGAGGAACCGGACGAGCGGGCCGTCGTGCACGTGAGCGTCGTCGCCGAACGCAGAATCCGTTGGCAGCGCGCCGCGGAGATCGCCGGGCTCGATTTCCGGGAGTGGATCATCCGGATGCTGGACGAGGCGGCGGCCGACGACCCCGTTCCGGGTATTCCTGGCCCCGCGACCGACCCTCCTGCCTTGGGGGTGTAAGGAACTCCGCATAACGCCGCGACAACTCTGCGTAGAGCCTCCGCCCATGGTTTCTGTCCCGCCGGCGGGACAGAAACCATGGGCGCCGCGGCATGGGCTGTGGAATCATTTTCCACGCGGCCGGAGAACGAGACGCCGCGTGAATAGCCGGTGCAGCGGCGGTGCTTGAGCCTCATGGGATACGTCCTGTCTCGCTGGTCCCAACAAGCACGTCAGAAGGGCACGCCACCGCCGCTGCCCGGAGGGCGCCACGCCGTGTGGATACGGGGTGTCAAACCGCCGGACCGCTGTTAGAGTCGGCGACAGAAGACGAACGGCCTTTTCGCGATTGTGCGAAGTGGAGCAACGGGGGGTGGCCGACTTTGTTCGGTCACGGTCGGCGATCTTCGGTGCGGCGTTCAGAGTTCGTCTGCCACCCCCCGTATGGAATTCCTTTCGAGGCGAGCTCGCCTTGGAGCGGGGGGTGGCGATGTTCGAGCAAGAACTCGAGGAAGTGGTTGTCGAAGTCGACATCGCGTCGATATCGACAGCTGAATCACCCAGAAGTTCAGGGGAGGATCCGGAGCACATACAAGCGCTGGCGGAAACCGAAGCGCCGTTACCGCCCATCATCGTTCACCGGTCCACGATGCGGGTGGTCGACGGCGTGCACCGGCTACGGGCCGCGGAGCTCCGCGGCGACAAGAAGATCAGGATCAGGTTCTTCGACGGCAGCAAGGCCGACGCGTTCGTCCTCGCCGTCGGATCGAACATCACTCATGGACTGCCACTGTCGATGGCGGACCGGAAGTCCGCGGCCGCGCGCATCATCGTGTCGCACCCCCAGTGGTCGGACCGGATGATCGCGTCGGTGTCGGGCATCTCGGCGGGCACCGTGGCCGAGATCCGCCGCCGGACGTCGGCCCAGGACGTGGACGGCGGCAGCCGGATCGGCCAGGACGGCCGGGTCCGTCCCATCAACAGCGCCGCGGGGCGCGAACTGGCGAGCAGGCTCATCACGGCGAACCCGGGCCTGTCGCTGCGGCAGATCGCCCGCGCCGCGGGGATCTCCCCGGAGACGGCCCGGGACGTCAGAAACCGTATGAGCAGGGGCGAGGACCCCCTGCCGAAGTCGCGCGGCGCGGCCAAGGCGACCGCGGGCCGAGCGGCCGAGGCGGCGCTGGACCGGGCCACGGCGGGCGCGGCCGCCGCCGCGGTGGTCCCGATGGCCGAGCGCCTCGCGGCCGTGCACCGCCTCACCTCGGACCCCGCCCTGCGGTTCAACGAAACGGGCCGCAGGCTGCTCCGGCTGCTCAACGTCAACATGCTCAAGCCGGAGGAATGGCAGGAAATCATCGCGAACGTACCGCCGCACTGCAGCAGCATCGTCGCCAGCCTCGCCCGTGAGTGCGCGGGGATGTGGGACGAGATCGCGGTGCGGGTGGATCTCCAGCTCGCCTAGACCAGCTCGGACCAGGGCCCCCCACCCGGGGCGTCCAACCAGCGAGGCTCTCCGGTTGGACAGCTCCGGCCCACCAGGTCACGCCGACATACTCACATGCCCACATGCCGGCATTCCGGCATTCCGGTACACCGAACCGGCCAGGACAGAAAGATCCGTCCTGGCCGGTTCGGTATGCGGTATGTGCGGTGTGCGGTAGCCGTCGTTCAGCGTACGGTGCGCAGGCCACGGGCCTCGGTGACATCGGCGCAGCCCGCCAGCCCCAGGGACGTCCGCAGTTCGGCGGCCAGCAGTTCGAACACCCGCCGCACGCCCGCTTCGCCGGCCGCGGCCAGGCCCCACATCACCGGCCGCCCCACCAGCACCCCGGCCGCGCCGAGGGCCAGGGCCCGCAGGATGTCCGTACCGCTGCGGACGCCGCTGTCGAGCAGCAGTTCACAGCGGCCGCCGAGCACGGGTGCCAGCTCCGCCAGCGCGTCCAGGCTCGGCACGGCGCCGTCGAGCTGACGGCCGCCGTGGTTGGAGACCACCACCGCGTCGACCCCCGACTCGGCGGCGCGCAGCGCGTCCTCCGGTGCCAGGACGCCCTTGAGCACCAGCGGCAGCCGGGTGTGTTCCCGCAGCCGGGCCACCGTGGCCCAGGTCAGCGCCGGGGAGAACGCCTGGCCGGTGTGCGCGGCCACGGCCGAGCCGGCCGTGGGCCTGAGGTGCGCCGTACCGCCGGTGTCGATGGTGGCGGCCCGCACCTCGGCCGGGAGTGTGAACCGGTTGCGCACGTCCCGCAGCCGGCGGCCCATCCACGGCACGTCGACGGTGAGCATGAGCGCCTCGCAGCCGGCGTCCTCGGCCCGGCGGGCGAGCTCCAGCGTCCGGGCGCCGTCGCGCAGCCAGTACAGCTGGAACCAGACGGCCCCGCCGACCGCGGTGATCTCCTCGACCGGCACGCTGCTCAGCGTGGAGACCGTGAACGGCACCCCCGCGGCCTTCGCCGCCCGCGCGGTGGCGAGTTCGCCGTCCGGGCTGACCAGCCGGTGATACGCGACCGGGGCCACGGCCAGCGGCATGGCCGCCGGCCGACCGAGCAGCGTGGCGTCCGTGGTGCATCGCGAGACGTCCCGCAGCACCCGGGGGACGAGGAAGGTGCGGTCGAACGCCGCGCGGTTGGCGGCCAGCGTCGTCTCGGCACCGCTGCCGCCCGCCACGAAGTCCCGGACGTCCGGGGGCAGAACGGCGGCGGCGGCGTGCTCGAAGTCGGCCACGCACTCGGCGGTGGCCGCCGACCGGTCAGCGTCGGACGTCACGCTGCCCGGTCCTCTCCAGCTCCACGGCCTCGTACAGCGCCTTGATGTTGGCGCTGCCGAAGGTCTGGGCGCCCTGCCGCTCGATGACCTCGTAGAAGAGGGTGTGCCGCGGGTGGGTGGAGGCGGTGAAGATCTGGAACAGCTGCCCGTCGTGGTCCTCGTCGGCGAGCACTCCGGTGGCGCGCAGGTCGGCGAGGCGCCGCGGGCCGAGGTCGATCCGCTCACCGAGCAGGTCGTAGTACGCGTCCGGGGTGGTGAGGAAGACGACGCCGCGGTCGGCGAGGGCGCGTACGGAGTGGACGGCGTCCTGGGAGGAGAAGGCCAGGTGCTGCACGCCCGCGCCCTGGTGGCTCTTCAGGAACTCGTCGATCTGCCCCGGCAGGGCCGTGTCGTCGGGCTCGATGAGGGTGAGCGTGACGGTGC is a window from the Streptomyces luomodiensis genome containing:
- a CDS encoding ParB/RepB/Spo0J family partition protein — encoded protein: MFEQELEEVVVEVDIASISTAESPRSSGEDPEHIQALAETEAPLPPIIVHRSTMRVVDGVHRLRAAELRGDKKIRIRFFDGSKADAFVLAVGSNITHGLPLSMADRKSAAARIIVSHPQWSDRMIASVSGISAGTVAEIRRRTSAQDVDGGSRIGQDGRVRPINSAAGRELASRLITANPGLSLRQIARAAGISPETARDVRNRMSRGEDPLPKSRGAAKATAGRAAEAALDRATAGAAAAAVVPMAERLAAVHRLTSDPALRFNETGRRLLRLLNVNMLKPEEWQEIIANVPPHCSSIVASLARECAGMWDEIAVRVDLQLA
- a CDS encoding LmbU family transcriptional regulator is translated as MSLPPDLSLSEWRHLGQQIHTIADSSAWWLGDWLIFGQEHYPDRYRRALKQTSLDYQTLRNYAWVARKFEPGRRRARLSFQHHAEVAAVSEAEQDVWLTRAEEGGWTRNELRRRMRMRRQTPEEPDERAVVHVSVVAERRIRWQRAAEIAGLDFREWIIRMLDEAAADDPVPGIPGPATDPPALGV
- a CDS encoding alpha-hydroxy acid oxidase encodes the protein MTSDADRSAATAECVADFEHAAAAVLPPDVRDFVAGGSGAETTLAANRAAFDRTFLVPRVLRDVSRCTTDATLLGRPAAMPLAVAPVAYHRLVSPDGELATARAAKAAGVPFTVSTLSSVPVEEITAVGGAVWFQLYWLRDGARTLELARRAEDAGCEALMLTVDVPWMGRRLRDVRNRFTLPAEVRAATIDTGGTAHLRPTAGSAVAAHTGQAFSPALTWATVARLREHTRLPLVLKGVLAPEDALRAAESGVDAVVVSNHGGRQLDGAVPSLDALAELAPVLGGRCELLLDSGVRSGTDILRALALGAAGVLVGRPVMWGLAAAGEAGVRRVFELLAAELRTSLGLAGCADVTEARGLRTVR